From Hemitrygon akajei unplaced genomic scaffold, sHemAka1.3 Scf000044, whole genome shotgun sequence, one genomic window encodes:
- the LOC140720544 gene encoding uncharacterized protein: MEGWSSQTCSTHRGSEDREHGAGGVIYLIIRADVTGRDPCGIIRINLGTYTDPGLGPTASPVLVKSSDSSKITPREYIAIETGYVEANAWVDRVVQYTTQAAIGDCWVCATGKPTLLMSPSPFEEENDTFRCALELMSLTNPSAGCKSWETYFPMAPANVTPPAFRVDPIRNITCVTNLSPSDQPYRVGNIPDSACSTRISLTGTENATMLTVSRADLWWYCGKRVLYNWLPVNWEGTCTLITLNVPLFIAAKNPGDYTLNPIPDEIGRWYRNKGALTERGERNPDGMWIDAIGQARNIPDEYKLADEVAAGFESFPLFSAIFPITTNKNVNRINLIHYNVQRLANLTRDIAEAVHEQLSQTSLMTLQNRIAIDMILAEKGGVCALFGDMCCMSIANNTGPDGSLTKGLTKLRSLANELKQQSGVNNPVLDWLNRTFGKWGVLLGQLALGLSISIAIFITCGCCCIPCIRTLVVRTIERALTGKDGPPPAYQAPLFPVEGEIEALPKADALWENTDWNGPCQGGN, translated from the coding sequence ATGGAGGGATGGTCGTCACAGACCTGCTCCACTCATCGCGGGTCAGAGGACAGGGAGCATGGGGCGGGGGGCGTGATCTACCTGATCATAAGGGCGGACGTGACAGGCCGAGACCCATGTGGAATTATCCGGATCAATCTGGGAACTTACACAGACCCAGGATTGGGTCCCACAGCCAGCCCTGTTCTGGTAAAGAGTTCGGACTCGAGTAAGATAACTCCCCGGGAGTATATTGCAATTGAGACAGGGTACGTGGAAGCAAACGCCTGGGTTGACCGAGTGGTCCAATACACCACCCAGGCAGCGATAGGGGACTGCTGGGTATGTGCTACGGGGAAACCCACACTCCTCATGAGTCCTAGCCCCTTCGAGGAAGAAAACGACACCTTCCGTTGCGCCCTCGAACTCATGTCACTAACCAACCCCTCCGCCGGGTGCAAGTCCTGGGAAACCTATTTCCCCATGGCCCCGGCCAATGTGACCCCACCAGCCTTTAGGGTGGACCCGATCAGGAACATCACTTGCGTTACTAACCTGTCCCCGTCGGATCAGCCCTACAGAGTGGGAAACATACCTGACAGTGCATGCTCTACCCGGATCAGTCTAACTGGCACCGAAAACgccaccatgctgactgtcagcaGAGCGGACCTCTGGTGGTACTGTGGGAAACGGGTCCTATATAATTGGCTACCTGTAAACTGGGAGGGGACCTGCACCCTGATCACCCTAAATGTACCTCTTTTCATTGCGGCAAAGAACCCAGGGGACTACACCCTCAACCCAATCCCTGATGAAATCGGGAGGTGGTATAGGAACAAGGGGGCGCTCACTGAAAGGGGGGAAAGGAACCCCGATGGGATGTGGATCGATGCTATCGGTCAGGCTAGAAACATCCCGGACGAATATAAGCTGGCAGACGAGGTAGCTGCAGGCTTTGAGAGCTTTCCACTTTTTTCAGCCATATTCCCAATCACCACCAATAAAAATGTTAACCGGATCAACCTGATCCACTATAACGTTCAGAGGCTGGCTAATCTAACCAGGGACATCGCGGAAGCTGTCCACGAGCAGCTATCACAGACGTCCCTAATGACCCTGCAGAACAGAATTGCCATAGACATGATCTTAGCAGAGAAGGGCGGAGTGTGCGCCCTGTTTGGTGACATGTGCTGTATGTCCATAGCGAACAATACAGGCCCGGACGGATCACTGACCAAGGGTTTGACTAAATTGCGGTCCCTGGCCAATGAGCTAAAGCAACAATCGGGAGTCAATAACCCAGTGCTGGATTGGTTGAACCGTACGTTTGGGAAATGGGGGGTCCTACTTGGACAgttggctctaggactgtctatttcaattgctatctttatcacgtgtggttgttgttgcataccctgtatcaggaccctagTTGTCCGAACTATAGAacgagccttgactggaaaggatggacctccaccggcgtaccaggcacccttgttcccggtggaaggggagatcGAGGCCCTCCCGAAAGCGGACGCACTATGGGAGAACACGGACTGGAATGGGCCATGCCAAGGGGGAAATTGA